A genome region from Deinococcus aerolatus includes the following:
- a CDS encoding DNA-3-methyladenine glycosylase family protein gives MPTSFPLLHHADAAAHLSGDPTMRELIAHNGDLPVLAPTPGPFGTLIRSVNGQQLSVKAAASIHARLLDRLGTLDARALLQTPGDELRAVGLSWAKVRTVKAIAGAEQAGTVDFVHIATLPDEAVIAALLPLPGIGRWTAEMFLMFALARSDVFSLGDLALRQGLARLYPDMPADEVLAGWTPYRTLAARYLWADNHRVRAGGEPVG, from the coding sequence ATGCCCACTTCCTTCCCGCTGCTCCACCACGCCGACGCGGCCGCCCACCTGAGCGGCGATCCCACCATGCGTGAGTTGATCGCCCACAACGGCGACCTGCCGGTGCTGGCGCCCACCCCTGGCCCGTTCGGCACGCTGATCCGCAGCGTCAACGGCCAGCAGTTGAGCGTGAAGGCCGCCGCCAGCATCCACGCCCGCCTGCTCGACCGGCTGGGCACCCTGGACGCCAGGGCGCTGCTGCAGACGCCCGGCGATGAGCTGCGTGCGGTGGGGCTGTCGTGGGCCAAGGTGCGGACAGTGAAGGCCATTGCCGGGGCCGAGCAGGCCGGGACGGTGGACTTTGTCCACATCGCCACGCTGCCCGACGAGGCGGTGATCGCCGCGCTGCTGCCGCTGCCCGGCATCGGGCGCTGGACCGCCGAGATGTTCCTGATGTTCGCCCTGGCCCGCTCCGACGTGTTCAGCCTTGGCGATCTGGCGCTGCGGCAGGGGCTGGCGCGGCTGTATCCGGACATGCCCGCCGACGAGGTGCTGGCCGGGTGGACGCCGTACCGCACGCTGGCCGCCCGCTACCTGTGGGCCGACAACCACCGCGTCCGGGCAGGCGGCGAGCCGGTGGGCTAA
- a CDS encoding YbaY family lipoprotein — protein MNRFLSPTLCLAVSGLLLASPALAQTQIGGVTLTPIKPAATAPATASSTSSSDYDATSIPRGYREVRGRVTGPSEGLRLPAGSRIMLSLVDLTAAKALVDIEFGTSRLSTPYQMVYNPVRLNSTHRYAVRAVVADKKGKVLFRSADVPLPDGQRVTLNVPVTNR, from the coding sequence ATGAACCGTTTCCTCTCCCCCACCCTCTGCCTCGCTGTGTCCGGCCTGCTGCTTGCCTCCCCGGCTCTGGCCCAGACCCAGATCGGCGGCGTGACCCTGACCCCGATCAAGCCGGCAGCCACGGCCCCGGCCACCGCTTCCAGCACATCCAGCAGCGATTACGACGCTACGTCCATTCCCAGGGGCTACCGCGAGGTCCGGGGCCGCGTCACTGGCCCCAGCGAGGGCCTGCGCCTGCCGGCGGGCAGCCGGATCATGCTCAGCCTGGTGGACCTGACGGCGGCAAAAGCCCTGGTGGACATCGAGTTCGGCACTTCACGTCTGTCCACGCCGTACCAGATGGTCTACAACCCGGTGCGACTGAACAGCACGCATAGGTACGCTGTTCGCGCCGTGGTTGCTGACAAGAAGGGCAAGGTTCTGTTCCGCAGCGCGGACGTGCCCCTGCCGGACGGCCAGCGGGTCACGCTGAACGTGCCGGTGACCAACCGCTGA
- the xseB gene encoding exodeoxyribonuclease VII small subunit has protein sequence MSADTSTAYRDAYARLSRIAAELETGEADLDRVLPLLEEAREAYAQCRDRIEAVRAVLAGDWADGAALDGTQSDDAQAEEDDA, from the coding sequence ATGAGCGCCGATACATCCACCGCCTACCGCGACGCCTACGCGCGGCTGTCGCGCATCGCCGCCGAACTCGAAACCGGCGAGGCCGATCTGGACCGCGTTCTGCCGCTGCTGGAGGAGGCCCGCGAGGCCTACGCGCAGTGCCGGGACCGCATTGAGGCCGTGCGGGCCGTGCTGGCCGGGGACTGGGCCGATGGCGCAGCTCTGGACGGAACACAGTCAGACGATGCACAGGCGGAGGAGGACGACGCGTAG
- a CDS encoding flavin reductase family protein: MAPPTDFKHFDLTALPNSARYKLLTATVVPRPIAWVCTLGADGVPNLAPYSFFGLMGSDPPIVTFAPGDRADGTPKDTALNIGPGGGFSVNLVSAALAQVMSDSATDFPHGMAEVTQLGIELEPGVRITVPRVRASPATLECVEVQTVQIGNTRIILGKVIGLSLRADAVLNEEKHYVDTAALDLIGRMGGRGGYTRTRDGFEIARTTYAEWQAREGLED; this comes from the coding sequence ATGGCCCCGCCCACTGACTTCAAGCACTTTGACCTGACGGCCCTGCCCAACTCGGCGCGATACAAGCTGCTGACCGCCACCGTCGTGCCGCGCCCGATTGCCTGGGTCTGCACGCTGGGCGCGGACGGCGTGCCGAATCTGGCCCCCTACAGCTTTTTTGGGCTGATGGGCTCCGATCCGCCCATCGTGACCTTCGCCCCCGGAGACCGCGCCGACGGCACCCCCAAGGATACGGCGCTGAACATCGGGCCGGGCGGCGGGTTCAGCGTCAATCTGGTCAGCGCGGCGCTGGCGCAGGTCATGAGCGACAGCGCCACCGATTTCCCGCATGGCATGGCGGAGGTCACCCAGCTGGGCATCGAGCTTGAGCCGGGCGTCCGCATCACCGTGCCGCGCGTGCGGGCCAGCCCCGCCACGCTGGAATGCGTGGAGGTGCAGACCGTACAGATTGGGAACACCCGCATCATCCTGGGCAAAGTGATTGGTCTGAGCCTGCGCGCCGACGCCGTTCTGAACGAGGAAAAGCATTACGTGGACACGGCGGCACTGGACCTGATCGGGCGCATGGGGGGGCGCGGCGGCTACACCCGCACCCGCGACGGCTTCGAGATCGCGCGGACGACGTATGCCGAGTGGCAGGCGCGGGAAGGACTGGAGGACTGA